A part of Terriglobus roseus genomic DNA contains:
- a CDS encoding UbiD family decarboxylase: protein MAYRDLREWLTRLEKSGELKRIRVEVDTDLEMAEIADRAAKMNGGKGGPALLFENVKGYPGAKVLMNQFGSLRKMQMALECESLDAIADRLQSLLKPEVPTGFMDKLKMLPMLAEVGSFFPKVIERKQATCKEVVKTGAEIDLSALPILRTWPGDAGKFITLPLVMTRDPRSGKRNVGMYRMQVYDERTTGMHWQRQKNAAEHLRDRLRATATTDAERVKLMAMTAGGTTAAENSASLNGVTLSKIRGERMEVAVAIGADPALTFSAIVPAPPEIEEFLIAGFLRGKPVELVKAETVDLEVPAHAEYILEGYVDLAELRMEGPFGDHTGFYTMPEEYPVFHLTAITHRKDPIYAATIVGKPPMEDAWMAKAVERIFLPLIKLTMPEIVDINLPPEGVAHNLMLISIRKSYAGQARKVMNGIWALGQAMFTKCIVVVDEDCDVQDVGEVVLRVANNIDPERDIQFTLGPVDSLDHASRLPNFGSKMGIDATRKWAAEGFTRPWPEMLEMPEPVKKRVDDIWRSLGLE, encoded by the coding sequence ATGGCTTATCGCGACCTGCGCGAGTGGTTGACGCGCCTGGAGAAGAGCGGGGAACTGAAGCGTATCCGCGTTGAAGTGGATACCGACCTGGAGATGGCAGAGATTGCTGATCGTGCCGCGAAGATGAATGGCGGCAAGGGAGGTCCTGCTCTGTTATTTGAGAACGTGAAGGGCTATCCAGGCGCGAAGGTCCTGATGAACCAGTTCGGCAGTCTCCGCAAGATGCAGATGGCGCTGGAGTGCGAGTCACTGGATGCGATCGCGGATCGGCTGCAGTCGCTGCTGAAGCCAGAAGTGCCGACTGGCTTTATGGACAAGCTGAAGATGCTGCCCATGCTGGCAGAGGTCGGTTCGTTCTTCCCGAAGGTCATTGAGCGCAAACAGGCGACGTGCAAAGAAGTCGTCAAGACGGGAGCGGAGATTGATCTTTCCGCCCTGCCTATTCTGCGGACGTGGCCGGGCGATGCGGGCAAGTTCATTACGCTGCCGTTGGTGATGACGCGCGATCCGCGTTCTGGCAAGCGCAATGTGGGAATGTACCGGATGCAGGTGTATGACGAGCGCACCACCGGCATGCATTGGCAGCGGCAGAAGAATGCTGCGGAGCATCTGCGAGATCGTTTGCGTGCCACTGCGACGACGGACGCAGAGCGTGTGAAGCTGATGGCGATGACGGCAGGTGGCACGACAGCTGCGGAAAATTCAGCATCGCTGAATGGAGTCACGCTTTCAAAGATTCGCGGCGAGCGGATGGAGGTTGCTGTTGCGATAGGCGCTGATCCAGCGCTGACCTTCAGCGCAATTGTGCCCGCACCGCCTGAGATTGAGGAATTTCTGATCGCTGGATTCCTGCGCGGTAAACCTGTCGAGTTAGTGAAGGCCGAGACGGTTGACCTGGAGGTGCCCGCACATGCGGAGTACATCCTGGAAGGCTATGTTGATCTTGCAGAACTGCGCATGGAAGGGCCGTTCGGAGATCACACTGGTTTCTACACGATGCCGGAGGAATACCCGGTCTTTCACCTGACCGCGATTACGCACCGCAAAGACCCAATCTATGCGGCGACCATTGTGGGCAAGCCTCCTATGGAAGATGCGTGGATGGCGAAGGCCGTGGAGCGTATCTTCCTGCCGTTGATCAAACTGACGATGCCGGAGATTGTAGACATCAATCTGCCGCCCGAGGGTGTAGCGCATAACCTGATGCTGATCTCCATCCGCAAGAGTTATGCAGGACAGGCGCGTAAGGTGATGAACGGCATCTGGGCACTTGGGCAGGCGATGTTTACCAAATGCATTGTCGTTGTTGATGAAGACTGCGATGTGCAGGACGTGGGCGAAGTAGTGTTGCGCGTCGCCAACAACATTGACCCGGAACGCGACATTCAATTCACGTTGGGGCCGGTAGATTCGCTGGATCACGCGTCGCGTCTCCCGAACTTCGGCAGCAAGATGGGCATTGATGCTACACGGAAGTGGGCTGCGGAAGGATTCACGCGTCCATGGCCAGAGATGCTTGAGATGCCTGAACCTGTGAAGAAGAGAGTGGATGACATATGGCGTTCGCTTGGACTCGAGTAG
- the fliS gene encoding flagellar export chaperone FliS, with the protein MNYQEQALSGATGVELIVALYDGWIRFLYRAAAACDADDVIERRYAVKRALDILMYLEARLRPDIGGEPAKALSDFYAAMFTMTLEASHSGSSEEMQKVIACVRNVKEAWVVVAKDPAANRALPRELRTSAERRGVPVVVPQHPTAGLSIGWSA; encoded by the coding sequence ATGAACTATCAGGAGCAGGCGCTTTCCGGGGCCACCGGAGTGGAACTGATTGTGGCGCTGTACGACGGCTGGATTCGCTTTCTGTATCGTGCGGCCGCTGCGTGTGACGCGGACGATGTGATCGAACGCCGCTATGCCGTCAAACGCGCGCTGGACATCCTGATGTACCTGGAAGCGCGCCTGCGGCCTGACATCGGTGGTGAACCGGCGAAAGCACTTTCGGACTTCTACGCCGCCATGTTCACGATGACTCTGGAGGCATCGCACTCGGGATCGTCAGAAGAAATGCAAAAAGTAATTGCCTGCGTTCGCAATGTGAAAGAGGCGTGGGTGGTGGTGGCGAAGGATCCGGCGGCAAATCGGGCCCTGCCACGAGAATTGCGGACCTCTGCCGAACGTCGGGGTGTTCCGGTCGTGGTACCCCAGCATCCGACGGCCGGCCTGTCTATCGGTTGGAGTGCTTAA
- the fliD gene encoding flagellar filament capping protein FliD, which translates to MSVVGINFGSATSGDGFDVTSTVNSIMTNMRTPETAWATRTTTLQSQDTVLSTLGTDMSSLSSALATLTSFDGAFAQKEGATSDSSVVSLTDATSLSAAGTHTLTVSQLATTSQQHSSAVAPGATLNGSLSIQVGSGTATTITIDSTNNTMSTLAKSINDLDVGVTATVITDSSGSYLSLTSNTSGAVGNMTLDTSSLTDSNGNGISMKATATGADAAYTLDGISLTSSSNTVSNALSGITFQLVGTSSTNVTMEIANDTGSISTALNNFISAYNTLTSALSGQETKDSSGNAEPLFGDQVLSLIQSQLSTALAFSTGNSGKSSNLAQLGITVGTNGQLSLDTSALSSALSTNFTGISNFFMNVGDFGQNLTAVLSGLGNSGNGALALRAAQNTSEESSLADNKTKLEARLATYQTSLTTELNAANEILQAIPQQLNEIKQIYAAITGYGQSS; encoded by the coding sequence GTGTCCGTTGTCGGGATCAATTTCGGATCGGCCACCAGTGGTGATGGTTTTGATGTAACCAGCACGGTGAATAGCATCATGACGAACATGCGCACACCCGAGACCGCATGGGCCACGCGCACAACCACTTTGCAGTCGCAGGACACGGTTTTGAGCACATTGGGGACGGACATGTCGTCGCTCTCAAGTGCGCTGGCGACGCTTACGTCTTTTGACGGTGCCTTTGCTCAGAAAGAAGGAGCGACCAGTGACAGCAGCGTGGTTTCACTGACAGATGCGACTTCGCTCTCCGCTGCAGGAACACATACGTTGACGGTTTCGCAACTGGCAACGACAAGCCAGCAGCATTCCAGCGCGGTGGCGCCAGGCGCAACACTGAACGGTTCCCTGAGTATTCAGGTGGGCAGTGGAACAGCAACCACCATCACCATCGATTCGACAAACAACACCATGTCCACACTCGCGAAATCGATAAACGATCTGGATGTGGGTGTGACAGCAACGGTGATCACAGATAGTTCAGGTTCCTATCTTTCGCTGACAAGCAATACGAGTGGCGCAGTTGGCAACATGACGTTGGATACGTCAAGCCTGACCGATTCCAATGGCAACGGCATCTCCATGAAGGCCACGGCCACCGGCGCCGATGCCGCGTACACGCTCGATGGTATTTCGCTGACGAGCAGTTCCAACACAGTTTCCAATGCGCTCTCGGGCATCACCTTTCAGCTCGTCGGCACATCCAGCACGAACGTGACGATGGAGATCGCGAACGACACGGGGTCGATCTCTACAGCATTGAATAACTTCATCTCCGCATACAACACGCTAACTTCGGCGCTTTCCGGTCAGGAGACGAAGGATTCTTCCGGTAATGCGGAACCCTTGTTCGGAGATCAAGTTCTGTCGTTGATACAGTCGCAACTCTCAACCGCATTGGCCTTTTCGACGGGGAACAGCGGCAAGAGCAGCAACCTTGCTCAACTCGGCATTACTGTCGGCACGAACGGACAGTTGAGTCTCGATACATCCGCGTTGAGCAGCGCGCTCTCGACAAACTTCACAGGGATCTCAAACTTCTTCATGAATGTGGGTGACTTCGGACAGAACCTCACGGCCGTATTGAGTGGACTGGGCAACAGTGGCAACGGCGCGCTGGCATTGCGTGCGGCACAGAACACTTCGGAAGAATCGTCGCTGGCTGACAACAAGACGAAGCTGGAGGCGCGGCTGGCAACCTACCAGACGTCGCTTACGACTGAATTGAATGCGGCGAACGAGATACTGCAGGCGATTCCACAGCAGTTGAATGAGATCAAGCAGATCTATGCCGCCATTACCGGCTATGGCCAATCGAGCTAA